One window of the Megalops cyprinoides isolate fMegCyp1 chromosome 2, fMegCyp1.pri, whole genome shotgun sequence genome contains the following:
- the usp1 gene encoding ubiquitin carboxyl-terminal hydrolase 1 yields the protein MQVHHDRLKGRELKIIPEDRKMPGLQSEGTAANGSPVKKNRLSLKFFHKKETKRALDFTDAQPEDQKHTEPEAPESCDQVVPAPQPSSPLTCERRESLVPFVGLNNLGNTCYLNSILQVLYYCPGFKDGIKTLYSLLSKTKENLNNNADKNEEHQAGPEEVLPVNVELLSSFHSLILSLEQLQSSFLLNPDKYSDGELATPPRRLLSILRQLNPMYEGYLQHDAQEVLQCILGYIEEACETIKKEHKSHETDDQQAGQAKVKEEGLESAVHEASSSTTHSTSDSPQTREAAKDPEQEENLDGQVTGKRKSDTEVGNAKKKSKSLKVKKSEEESKHFTRSKRKSSSDISAESSKEEHNEESDSEGKNDGASKAPTKRKRRSRLSWLKPSGKQPSIFSKFRSMGRLSSHAGGKAEAGDDQEGGDSLASKKDEDTKGDETSEGKGKMTNEAACGFDLMERMFQGQLVLRTRCLECECYTERREDFQNISVPVQEDEPSPADSGSEISPDPKLELKTLKWAISQFASVERIVGQDKYFCETCHHYTEAERSLLFDKTPEVVTIHLKCFAANSSEIHPYAGLSKVNTPLLTPLKLSLEEWCSRPSKEHYELFAVVMHSGVTISSGHYTAFIKMMDLKDVKLQQQVELVENMKEEAQAYGPEEYDDGEVSFSFGPKPHVATAGKVGNKKPSDGVGLLGGQRSVSSFELGGSKQANPDKAAATDCVKTERTGRGPGDDVVKKEGGRGNPSVNADAEGGVVSTETTYDLALRSLLDYEGKWMLFDDSEVRLFEEKDFLNACSPETCSTSTPYLLFYKKVCQE from the exons atgcaggtACATCATG ATAGACTAAAAGGCAGAGAACTTAAAATTATAcctgaagacagaaaaatgcCTGGCCTACAGAGTGAAGGAACAGCAGCTAACGGCAGTCCAGTAAAGAAGAACAGACTGTCTCTCAAGTTTTTCCACAAGAAGGAGACAAAACGTGCCTTAGACTTCACTGATGCACAACCAGAAGACCAGAAACATACAGAACCAGAAGCACCCGAAAG TTGTGACCAGGTCGTGCCCGCCCCTCAGCCATCGTCCCCTCTTACCTGTGAGCGAAGAGAGAGCCTAGTACCTTTTGTTGGGTTGAACAATCTGGGGAACACCTGCTACCTGAACAGCATTCTGCAG GTGCTGTACTACTGCCCTGGGTTTAAAGATGGGATTAAAACATTGTACAGCTTGCTGTCAAAGACGAAAGAGAATCTGAACAACAATGCTGACAAAAATGAAGAG CATCAGGCAGGTCCTGAGGAGGTCTTGCCTGTGAACGTGGAACTGCTCAGCAGCTTTCATAGCTTGATCCTGTCTCTAGAGCAGCTTCAGTCCAGCTTCCTGCTCAATCCTGACAAATACAGCGATGGGGAGCTGGCCACACCTCCCCGCAGACTGCTCAGCATATTGCG GCAGCTGAACCCCATGTATGAGGGATACTTGCAGCATGATGCCCAGGAGGTGctccagtgcattctgggatacaTCGAAGAAGCTTGTGAGACCATCAAGAAGGAGCACAAAAGTCATGAGACTGATGACCAGCAGGCAGGGCAGGCCAAGGTAAAAGAGGAAGGGCTGGAAAGTGCTGTCCACGAGGCCAGCAGCAGTACCACTCACAGCACTAGTGACAGTCCACAAACCAGGGAGGCAGCAAAAGACCCAGAACAGGAGGAAAATCTGGATGGTCAAGTCACCGGGAAGAGGAAGAGTGACACCGAGGTAGGCAATGCCAAAAAGAAGTCAAAATCCCTCAAGGTGAAAAAATCGGAAGAGGAGAGCAAGCACTTCACCCGCTCCAAAAGGAAGTCTTCCAGCGACATCAGCGCGGAGAGCTCCAAAGAGGAGCACAACGAGGAGAGCGACTCCGAAGGAAAGAACGACGGCGCGTCCAAAGCGCCCACCAAGAGGAAGAGGCGCTCCCGGCTGAGCTGGCTGAAGCCCTCGGGGAAGCAGCCCAGCATCTTCTCCAAGTTCCGCAGCATGGGCAGGCTCAGCTCCCACGCGGGAGGGAAAGCTGAAGCCGGGGACGACCAGGAGGGAGGAGATTCCCTCGCCTCCAAGAAGGATGAGGACACCAAGGGCGACGAGACGTCCGAGGGGAAAGGAAAGATGACGAATGAAG CGGCGTGCGGCTTTGACCTGATGGAGCGGATGTTCCAGGGTCAGCTGGTCCTGCGGACTCGCTGCCTGGAATGCGAGTGCTACACGGAGAGGAGGGAGGACTTCCAGAACATCAGTGTGCCTGTGCAGGAGGACGAGCCCTCCCCGGCCGACAGCGGCTCCGAGA TCTCTCCAGACCCCAAGTTGGAGCTGAAGACCCTGAAGTGGGCCATCTCCCAGTTTGCTTCTGTGGAGAGAATAGTGGGGCAAGACAAGTACTTCTGTGAGACCTGCCATCACTAcactgaagcagagaggagCCTCTTATTTGATAAAACCCCTGAGGTTGTAACAATCCATCTCAAATGCTTTGCAGCAAACAGTTCGGA GATCCACCCTTATGCAGGCCTCTCCAAGGTGAACACCCCTCTGCTGACCCCTCTGAAGCTGTCCCTGGAGGAGTGGTGCAGCAGGCCGTCTAAGGAGCACTATGAACTGTTTGCCGTGGTCATGCACAGCGGGGTCACCATCAGCAGCGGTCACTACACTGCCTTTATCAAGATGATGGATCTGAAGGACGtgaagctgcagcagcaggtcgAGCTGGTGGAGAACATGAAGGAAGAGGCCCAGGCCTACGGCCCAGAGGAGTACGATGATGGCGAGGTCTCCTTCAGCTTCGGCCCAAAGCCCCACGTTGCCACCGCTGGAAAAGTGGGTAACAAGAAGCCCTCAGATGGGGTGGGGCTTTTGGGAGGACAGAGGAGTGTCTCCAGCTTTGAGCTGGGGGGCAGCAAGCAGGCCAACCCAGACAAGGCTGCCGCGACTGACTGTGTGAAAACCGAGCGGACAGGCAGGGGCCCGGGAGACGATGTGGTCAAAAAGGAGGGGGGTAGAGGGAACCCCAGTGTTAACGCTGATGCGGAGGGGGGCGTGGTGTCCACAGAGACCACCTACGACCTGGCCCTGCGCAGTCTGTTGGACTATGAGGGGAAATGGATGCTGTTTGACGACTCAGAGGTGAGGCTGTTTGAAGAGAAGGACTTTCTGAATGCCTGCTCTCCAGAGACATGCTCAACATCCACCCCCTACCTTCTTTTCTACAAAAAAGTCTGTCAAGAATAA